The following are encoded in a window of Chitinophaga sp. H8 genomic DNA:
- a CDS encoding sulfatase family protein, whose product MNRLLIFLCCFIAAPICRAQQQKPNVVIIYADDLGYGDLSCYGAKMIQTPNIDKLAAQGMKFTRGHATAATCTPSRYSLLTGEYAWRKKGTNILPGDASLIVPTNRTTLPIVFKKAGYQTAAIGKWHLGLGNGGEPDWNGEIKPGPNETGFDYSFFFPATADRVPTVFIENHHVIALDTTDPITVSYQHKVGDDPTGKEFPQLLKMHSTPGQGHDQTIVNGIGRIGYMKGGRTARWTDEELAFTFIDKAKKFIRQQQQRPFFLYLSLSDIHVPRMPGTAFKGISKLGYRGDAILQMDWSVGQVMQMLESLHLDKNTIVIFSSDNGPVLDDGYQDGAVTQQHGHQPTGPFRGGKYSILEGGTRVPFIIHWPHSIKPGVSDALVSQVDLLASFAAMFRQSLPDNDAVDSWNLLDAFFGKSKKGRSSYVEDGSSMAYIQGDWKYIVPKAGPKLMEAVNIETGLDTAPQLFNLKNDPAEKNNMAAANAALVQRMAAALEQVKTSGRSR is encoded by the coding sequence ATGAACAGACTTCTTATTTTCTTATGCTGCTTTATTGCTGCGCCCATTTGCCGGGCGCAGCAACAAAAACCCAACGTGGTTATTATCTATGCCGACGATCTGGGCTATGGAGACCTCAGCTGTTACGGTGCGAAAATGATACAAACACCGAATATTGATAAACTCGCCGCACAGGGAATGAAGTTTACACGTGGGCATGCCACTGCTGCTACCTGCACTCCATCCCGCTATTCACTGCTTACCGGTGAATACGCCTGGCGAAAAAAAGGTACCAATATCCTGCCGGGGGATGCGTCACTGATAGTGCCCACCAACAGGACCACCCTGCCCATAGTCTTTAAAAAAGCCGGCTATCAGACAGCTGCTATCGGTAAATGGCACCTGGGATTGGGAAATGGGGGAGAACCTGACTGGAACGGCGAGATTAAACCAGGACCCAATGAAACGGGATTCGATTATTCCTTTTTCTTCCCGGCCACAGCAGACAGGGTACCCACTGTTTTCATCGAAAACCACCATGTTATAGCGCTGGATACTACCGATCCCATTACAGTAAGCTACCAGCATAAGGTAGGAGATGATCCAACAGGGAAGGAGTTTCCACAACTGTTAAAAATGCACTCCACGCCCGGGCAAGGTCATGATCAGACTATTGTAAACGGCATCGGTCGTATTGGATATATGAAAGGGGGAAGAACTGCGCGTTGGACCGATGAAGAGCTGGCATTTACCTTCATCGATAAAGCAAAAAAATTCATCCGCCAACAGCAGCAACGTCCTTTTTTCCTATACCTCTCATTAAGTGATATCCACGTGCCACGCATGCCGGGAACTGCGTTTAAAGGCATCAGTAAGCTGGGTTACCGGGGCGATGCAATATTACAGATGGACTGGTCTGTAGGGCAGGTCATGCAAATGCTGGAAAGCCTGCATCTCGACAAAAATACCATCGTCATTTTCAGCAGCGACAATGGTCCCGTTTTGGATGATGGCTATCAGGACGGCGCCGTGACGCAACAACACGGGCATCAGCCAACAGGGCCTTTCAGGGGCGGTAAGTATAGTATCCTGGAAGGAGGTACCCGCGTCCCTTTCATTATACATTGGCCTCACAGCATAAAACCTGGGGTCAGCGATGCATTGGTAAGCCAGGTAGATCTGCTGGCCTCCTTCGCTGCAATGTTCAGACAATCTTTACCGGATAATGATGCAGTAGACAGCTGGAACCTGCTGGATGCTTTTTTTGGTAAATCAAAAAAAGGCCGCTCCTCTTACGTGGAAGATGGTAGCTCTATGGCCTATATTCAAGGGGATTGGAAATATATTGTGCCAAAAGCAGGCCCTAAATTAATGGAGGCTGTCAATATTGAAACCGGCCTTGATACAGCACCGCAACTGTTTAACCTGAAAAATGATCCTGCGGAAAAAAATAATATGGCTGCTGCTAATGCCGCGCTGGTACAGCGAATGGCTGCTGCGCTTGAACAGGTTAAAACGTCTGGTCGTAGCCGTTAG
- a CDS encoding TonB-dependent receptor — MNLKILLKEGKPLRYACPLSTKALLIMKVAFLFILIPLLQVSARSYSQTVTISFQHASLDQIFKEIRKQTGYKFFYTEEQLAGTHNVSATFTATPLQKVLEQCFREQPVAYSILKNTVVVRRKKIENKSEIPAQVRITGTVTDASTGKPLPGVSVQVKGTSTGVATNEQGGFTLTVADGAVLVISYLGYLKKEVTVNGQTVINVSLELANESLDQVVVVGYGMQSKAKVIGAVSQVAGKDVNNRAVPQLSQALTGQVPGVTIVQRTGQPGVNGNSIQIRGIGSFGGSPDALILVDGIPVNNLNNIDPNDVESISVLKDASAAAIYGARAANGVILVTTKTSKSGDKTKVSYNGYVGTQRATAYPDFVDSWEYATMMNEAVPGSYTPEQIQKYRDGSDPDNYPNAKYTDLVFKKSTLQTGHNISLSNAGKNTQYLLSFGYLYQNGIVMKNDFNRYNVRLNMTSNINSRLKLTTRLTAVQTNDKQPAPPATLDFNDMITIISQVIRVPPVFANKLSNGDWGLGVASKGTPVSYLDNASFYKKRTTDLSANLRLDWNVTDDLKLSAIGGYTQLAGSGQRFLSLQRLNANVTIGPANLIQFNDATTYKTLQQLAEYHKRFGNHDITVLAGHSFESSYRDTATLSRSGFPSNDLTQINAGSINGQTNNGTASEWALNSYFGRVQYSFDNKYLLEGSIRYDGSSRFPLSLRYAAFPSVAAGWRLGQERFIADNIKWIDELKVKASYGVLGNQNIGNYPYQNILVANSNTSYPFGGTIMTGAARTTLTDSTIHWESTRTTDAGMEVSVLNKLFTFSATYFDKYTYNILVAPVGSVSNVLGFLVGAQNSAKLKNSGWEFTVGHQRSIGQVAYSINANLSIINNKVIDLGVGNIKQPNGLTGNGNNLFIGYPMGAYYGLVADGLFTSQADIDAYASQTAVNPNPHPGDIRYKDISGPDGVPDGKVDAIYDRTVLGSTIPRYIYGINLGANYKNFDLSVLLQGVADVKGRLEGFAGYAFYGNGNIQRWQVDGRWRADAPDANATYPRLEQLSSLGSPNTSQISSYWLRNASYLRIKNVQLGYNLPEHLLQKCKIQHLRIYASGENLFTFNKYPKGWDPEINTNGYYYPILANYTIGVNVNF, encoded by the coding sequence ATGAATTTAAAGATTTTGCTCAAAGAGGGCAAGCCACTTCGTTATGCCTGCCCATTATCAACCAAAGCACTCTTAATTATGAAAGTAGCTTTCTTGTTTATACTGATCCCGTTACTTCAGGTAAGCGCCAGGAGCTATTCACAAACGGTGACGATCTCCTTTCAACATGCATCCCTGGATCAGATTTTCAAAGAAATACGAAAACAAACAGGATATAAATTTTTCTATACAGAAGAACAACTGGCCGGCACGCACAACGTCAGTGCCACTTTTACAGCAACTCCGCTGCAAAAGGTGCTGGAGCAGTGCTTCCGGGAACAACCTGTTGCGTACTCCATTCTGAAGAATACGGTGGTTGTCCGCCGTAAAAAAATAGAAAACAAAAGTGAAATACCTGCCCAGGTTCGTATTACCGGTACCGTAACTGATGCCTCCACCGGAAAACCGTTACCGGGAGTAAGTGTTCAGGTAAAAGGCACCTCCACAGGCGTGGCCACTAATGAACAGGGTGGCTTTACCTTGACGGTGGCAGATGGTGCTGTGCTGGTAATATCTTATCTCGGCTATCTCAAAAAAGAAGTTACCGTGAATGGGCAAACAGTCATCAACGTATCGCTGGAACTTGCTAATGAAAGCCTGGATCAAGTAGTGGTAGTAGGCTATGGCATGCAAAGCAAAGCCAAAGTAATTGGTGCAGTTTCACAGGTTGCTGGTAAAGATGTTAACAACCGTGCAGTACCACAACTGTCACAGGCGCTCACCGGACAAGTACCAGGTGTGACGATCGTACAACGTACCGGACAACCTGGTGTGAATGGCAACAGTATACAGATCCGTGGTATCGGTTCTTTCGGGGGATCACCAGATGCACTGATCCTGGTAGATGGTATACCTGTAAATAATCTGAACAACATCGATCCTAACGATGTAGAAAGTATTTCTGTACTTAAAGATGCTTCTGCTGCCGCTATTTACGGTGCACGCGCAGCCAACGGAGTAATACTTGTTACCACGAAAACCAGTAAAAGCGGTGATAAAACCAAGGTAAGCTATAATGGTTATGTGGGTACTCAAAGGGCTACTGCCTATCCCGACTTTGTAGACTCATGGGAGTATGCTACCATGATGAATGAAGCCGTACCGGGCTCCTATACGCCGGAGCAGATTCAGAAATACAGAGATGGCAGTGATCCCGACAACTATCCCAATGCAAAATATACAGACCTGGTATTCAAAAAATCGACATTGCAAACAGGGCATAATATTTCTCTTTCCAATGCTGGTAAAAATACCCAGTACCTGCTCTCCTTTGGTTACCTGTATCAAAACGGTATCGTGATGAAGAATGATTTCAACAGGTATAATGTGCGGTTGAATATGACCAGCAACATTAACTCCCGGTTGAAACTCACCACCCGGCTGACTGCCGTGCAAACAAATGACAAACAGCCTGCGCCACCAGCTACCCTCGACTTTAATGACATGATCACCATTATCAGTCAGGTAATAAGAGTACCACCGGTATTCGCAAACAAATTAAGCAATGGCGATTGGGGACTTGGAGTAGCCAGTAAAGGAACACCTGTTTCTTATTTAGATAATGCTTCTTTTTATAAGAAACGTACCACAGACCTCAGCGCTAATTTGCGGCTGGATTGGAATGTTACAGATGATCTGAAGCTATCTGCTATTGGTGGTTACACACAACTTGCGGGTAGCGGGCAACGATTCCTGTCGCTTCAACGGCTGAACGCCAATGTTACAATTGGCCCGGCCAACCTGATACAATTTAATGATGCCACTACCTATAAAACTTTACAGCAACTGGCAGAATACCATAAAAGATTTGGTAATCACGATATCACCGTACTGGCAGGGCACTCATTCGAATCCTCTTACCGGGATACGGCTACGCTTTCGCGTAGCGGATTTCCCAGCAATGACCTTACCCAGATCAATGCCGGATCTATCAATGGGCAAACGAATAATGGTACTGCCAGCGAATGGGCATTGAATTCCTATTTTGGACGTGTGCAATACAGCTTCGATAATAAATATTTATTGGAAGGCTCCATCAGGTATGATGGTTCCTCCCGTTTTCCGCTGAGCCTCAGATATGCTGCCTTCCCCTCTGTAGCGGCAGGCTGGCGACTGGGACAAGAACGGTTTATTGCGGATAATATTAAGTGGATAGACGAACTGAAAGTAAAAGCCTCTTATGGCGTACTTGGAAATCAGAATATTGGTAATTATCCCTATCAGAATATATTGGTGGCCAACAGTAACACCAGCTATCCTTTTGGTGGCACTATCATGACGGGTGCTGCACGCACTACGCTCACAGACAGCACTATACACTGGGAATCCACCCGTACTACTGATGCAGGGATGGAAGTAAGTGTACTAAATAAACTATTTACCTTCAGTGCTACTTATTTTGATAAATATACCTACAACATCTTGGTAGCACCGGTAGGGAGTGTTTCTAATGTGCTGGGGTTTCTGGTAGGCGCCCAGAACTCAGCTAAGTTGAAGAACAGTGGATGGGAATTTACAGTAGGCCATCAGCGCAGTATAGGCCAGGTTGCTTATAGTATAAATGCTAACCTGTCTATCATTAACAATAAGGTGATAGACCTCGGTGTGGGTAACATCAAACAGCCTAACGGACTCACCGGTAACGGTAACAATCTTTTTATTGGTTATCCGATGGGAGCTTACTATGGACTGGTAGCAGATGGTCTGTTCACCAGTCAGGCTGATATAGATGCTTATGCCAGCCAAACAGCTGTCAACCCTAATCCTCATCCGGGCGACATCCGCTATAAAGACATCAGTGGGCCGGACGGTGTACCCGATGGCAAGGTGGATGCCATCTATGACCGGACTGTTTTAGGGAGCACTATTCCCAGGTATATATATGGTATTAATCTCGGCGCCAATTATAAGAATTTTGATCTCTCTGTTTTACTGCAGGGGGTGGCTGATGTAAAGGGCAGACTGGAAGGATTCGCCGGCTATGCCTTTTATGGTAATGGTAATATACAACGCTGGCAGGTAGATGGCCGCTGGAGAGCAGATGCGCCAGACGCCAATGCTACCTATCCCCGCCTAGAACAGCTTAGTAGCCTTGGTTCTCCAAATACCAGTCAAATTTCATCTTACTGGCTGAGGAATGCATCTTACCTGCGGATAAAAAATGTACAACTGGGCTATAATCTGCCGGAGCATTTGTTACAGAAATGTAAGATCCAGCATTTGCGCATATATGCCAGCGGAGAAAACCTGTTCACTTTTAACAAGTATCCTAAGGGATGGGACCCGGAAATCAATACCAACGGTTACTATTATCCGATACTGGCAAATTACACAATAGGTGTAAATGTTAATTTCTGA
- a CDS encoding sulfatase-like hydrolase/transferase, giving the protein MRLFHTRVWLICVCLLSCWWPPEMQAQQKKQLPNIILILVDDAGYADFSFMSNRLIATPNIDRIANEGARFTNAYMTCSVCSPSRAGILTGVNQARFGHVYNYVRGVTYNIPADSFGLPLSQRLVGDYLKPLGYTTGMVGKWHEGLSAQFRPDKRGFDYWWGFLWGASNYLTGKAKEVQEDGVAIPADSIPYMTDAISNQALGFIERNQHAPFFLYVSFNAVHAPMEAEPAALDKFKGKFADKGRVAKAAMTWNLDENVGRILQKLDTLHLLENTLIIFTNDNGGQTLSFSDNYPLRGKKGDLYEGGLRVPMAMMWKGKVQPGLVYNGPVTSLDFLPTFLAAANTDARQYPMLEGINLLPFVNAAKRKAPLFNRSLYWYIGLDRGAVRSGDWKLVCYPGQPPALYRLSTDIGETTELSAQYPAKAKQLFRLYSKWQQSLPTPSWIPQLEKDRNEIQ; this is encoded by the coding sequence ATGAGACTATTTCACACCCGTGTATGGCTGATCTGTGTTTGCCTGCTGAGTTGCTGGTGGCCTCCGGAAATGCAGGCTCAACAAAAAAAACAATTACCTAACATCATACTCATCCTGGTGGATGATGCAGGCTATGCAGATTTCAGTTTCATGAGTAACCGCCTCATTGCTACTCCCAATATAGACCGCATAGCCAACGAAGGGGCCAGGTTTACCAACGCTTACATGACTTGCTCTGTATGCAGCCCTTCACGCGCTGGTATACTTACGGGCGTAAACCAGGCCCGCTTCGGACATGTGTACAATTATGTGCGGGGTGTAACTTATAATATACCTGCCGATAGCTTTGGCCTGCCTTTATCACAAAGGCTGGTAGGCGATTATCTGAAGCCATTGGGATATACTACGGGTATGGTTGGCAAATGGCATGAAGGATTATCTGCACAGTTTAGGCCAGATAAACGAGGGTTTGATTACTGGTGGGGATTTCTCTGGGGCGCCAGCAATTATCTTACCGGCAAAGCCAAAGAAGTGCAGGAAGATGGGGTAGCTATACCTGCCGATTCCATTCCTTATATGACCGATGCGATCAGCAATCAGGCATTAGGCTTCATTGAACGTAACCAACATGCTCCTTTCTTCCTGTATGTATCGTTCAATGCGGTACATGCACCTATGGAAGCTGAACCTGCTGCGCTGGACAAGTTCAAAGGGAAATTCGCTGATAAAGGACGTGTTGCCAAAGCAGCAATGACCTGGAACCTCGACGAAAATGTGGGCCGGATATTGCAAAAACTAGATACATTACACCTGCTCGAGAATACCCTTATCATTTTTACCAATGATAATGGTGGACAAACCCTGAGCTTTTCGGATAACTACCCGCTCCGGGGAAAAAAGGGCGATTTGTATGAAGGCGGGCTGCGTGTGCCGATGGCCATGATGTGGAAAGGTAAGGTACAACCGGGATTGGTATACAATGGCCCGGTGACTTCCCTTGACTTTTTGCCTACTTTTCTTGCTGCTGCCAACACAGACGCCCGGCAGTATCCTATGCTGGAGGGGATCAACCTGCTACCGTTTGTGAATGCTGCAAAAAGAAAAGCACCGCTGTTTAACCGGTCGCTCTATTGGTATATTGGTCTTGACAGGGGAGCGGTAAGAAGTGGCGACTGGAAGCTGGTATGTTATCCAGGCCAGCCACCTGCATTGTACCGGCTTTCAACGGATATCGGTGAAACAACAGAATTATCGGCACAATATCCGGCCAAAGCTAAACAGCTTTTCCGGTTGTATTCAAAATGGCAGCAATCGCTGCCCACACCTTCCTGGATACCACAACTGGAAAAAGACCGGAATGAAATTCAATAA
- a CDS encoding FecR domain-containing protein, which translates to MEKNDQYYQGLLDKYADNACSPEEAAELFRYFGEAGANRLLLKQLREQFNQSLLYPYPDMPEEQRQRMEERLLRQINPAKPIPLYRNKWWQMAAAVALLVICGSIYLWHSHPAAQAPAITTAQPIVANPQVVPGTNKAVLTLSDGSTVALDSTGTSMLAMQGSARIRQQGGSLVYDVAGANTSPAYNTIHTPRGGQYKLVLSDGSRVWLNAASSLRFPAAFAKGERVVQLNGEAYFEINEDAKRPFRVELNNNQSIMVLGTHFNVMAYDDEQAVRTTLLAGKVKVTRDHFSELLQPGQQATLNKHKPGIDIAGHVNLEEVMAWKNGMFQFEGNDIHTVMRQISRWYNTNVVFAPRVNENAHFWGAISRNADISEVLQVLEMTEEVHFKIENGTINVLP; encoded by the coding sequence ATGGAAAAAAACGACCAATATTATCAGGGGCTGTTAGATAAATATGCGGACAATGCCTGCAGTCCGGAAGAAGCCGCTGAGCTATTCCGGTATTTCGGTGAAGCTGGAGCTAACAGGCTGCTGTTGAAGCAGCTCCGGGAACAATTTAATCAATCATTGTTATATCCATATCCTGATATGCCGGAAGAGCAGCGCCAACGGATGGAAGAACGCCTGTTGCGGCAGATAAACCCGGCAAAGCCCATCCCGCTATACCGGAACAAGTGGTGGCAAATGGCTGCGGCCGTGGCGCTGCTGGTTATCTGTGGCAGCATTTACTTATGGCATTCCCATCCGGCTGCCCAGGCGCCCGCTATTACCACAGCCCAACCCATAGTGGCAAACCCGCAGGTAGTGCCAGGAACAAACAAGGCGGTGCTTACCTTGTCGGACGGCAGTACTGTTGCGCTGGATAGTACGGGCACCAGTATGCTTGCCATGCAGGGAAGTGCCCGGATCAGACAACAGGGGGGCAGTCTCGTTTATGATGTAGCTGGTGCAAATACTTCCCCGGCATATAATACCATACATACTCCAAGAGGCGGACAATACAAACTGGTACTCTCCGATGGTAGCCGTGTATGGCTCAACGCTGCCTCCTCCCTTCGTTTTCCTGCAGCTTTTGCTAAAGGAGAAAGAGTGGTGCAACTGAATGGAGAAGCCTATTTCGAAATAAATGAAGATGCTAAAAGACCTTTCCGGGTGGAATTAAACAATAATCAGTCGATTATGGTATTGGGTACACATTTTAACGTAATGGCCTACGACGACGAACAAGCCGTGCGCACTACCCTGCTTGCAGGAAAGGTTAAAGTAACCCGGGATCACTTTAGTGAATTATTGCAACCCGGACAGCAGGCAACGCTGAACAAGCATAAGCCTGGCATTGATATCGCCGGTCATGTCAACCTGGAAGAAGTAATGGCCTGGAAAAACGGCATGTTCCAATTTGAAGGAAACGATATTCACACCGTTATGCGGCAGATAAGCCGCTGGTATAATACCAATGTGGTATTTGCGCCACGGGTAAATGAAAATGCACATTTCTGGGGAGCTATCTCCCGGAATGCAGATATATCAGAAGTATTACAGGTATTGGAAATGACGGAAGAAGTCCATTTCAAAATAGAAAACGGCACTATCAATGTATTGCCATAA
- a CDS encoding RagB/SusD family nutrient uptake outer membrane protein: MRFSYSKLFLFTAITSLFFTACKKDLNKQPLDQFANETFWTSENNALLALAAVYRGGIQMSAMPATGAEYSATDWWSYHGLLFLEFATDNAYDRRGDNSGYSQLTNGTLTSSNSYLANYWNASYARIARCNFFLENIGKTPMSAEKIARMSAEARFIRACQYFYLSQYWGAVPLVTHTLSPQQANTVTKATRAVVAKFAIDEFSEIAALLPRQKDLPASERGRATAQAALAFKGRTQLGEQLFQEAAATYKTIIDFNDNSIDPNFESLFNGTNESSSEIIFATQYLQDVAPNAMMQHDYPRTLGGFHIFCPLGSLVESFEFNDGTPFSFTDPRYNPLDLGQNRDARLKYTVLYNLQNFKNFRYITHPDSAASQDQLTLTKQATRTGFCNKKFNSEVFSGDLQNSGIDLPVIRYAEILLSYLEAKLEAGDGIDQGLLNATINKVRGRSTVNMPGITVTDRAQLRVLLRRERRNELAFEGIRLWDLLRWKTAAQVLQGDFYGAPYPGAQNLRMKGTTPDPYSRWYVTSKAFRAGTDEVWPIPQGEVDINPNLK; encoded by the coding sequence ATGCGCTTTTCATATAGTAAACTATTTCTCTTCACCGCGATCACTTCGTTGTTCTTCACGGCGTGTAAAAAAGACCTAAATAAACAGCCACTGGACCAGTTCGCCAATGAAACTTTCTGGACCAGTGAAAATAATGCGTTGCTGGCACTGGCAGCAGTTTACCGCGGAGGTATCCAGATGAGTGCTATGCCTGCCACCGGTGCAGAGTATTCTGCTACTGACTGGTGGTCATATCACGGCCTGCTTTTTCTCGAATTTGCTACAGACAACGCATATGACCGGCGTGGAGATAATTCCGGATACTCGCAGCTTACCAATGGCACGCTTACTTCTTCCAACAGTTATCTCGCCAATTATTGGAATGCCAGTTATGCACGTATTGCCCGGTGCAATTTTTTTCTGGAAAACATTGGTAAAACACCCATGAGTGCAGAAAAGATTGCAAGGATGAGTGCCGAGGCCCGCTTTATAAGGGCCTGCCAGTACTTTTATCTCTCTCAGTACTGGGGAGCTGTACCGCTGGTTACACATACACTGTCGCCTCAGCAGGCCAATACTGTAACCAAAGCAACCCGTGCAGTGGTTGCCAAATTTGCTATCGATGAATTTTCGGAGATCGCCGCTTTATTGCCCCGGCAGAAAGATCTGCCAGCCAGTGAACGCGGAAGAGCCACCGCGCAGGCTGCACTGGCTTTTAAAGGTCGCACCCAGTTGGGCGAACAACTGTTTCAGGAAGCTGCGGCTACTTATAAAACAATCATAGATTTTAATGATAATTCCATTGATCCTAATTTCGAAAGTTTATTCAATGGAACAAATGAAAGCAGTTCCGAGATTATCTTCGCCACCCAATATTTGCAGGATGTGGCGCCCAATGCGATGATGCAACATGACTATCCCCGCACACTGGGAGGCTTCCATATCTTTTGCCCACTTGGCAGCCTGGTGGAATCTTTTGAATTTAATGACGGCACTCCTTTCTCGTTTACAGATCCCCGTTATAATCCACTTGACCTGGGACAAAACCGGGACGCCCGTTTGAAATATACCGTGTTGTATAATCTGCAGAATTTTAAAAACTTCAGATATATCACACACCCGGACTCTGCAGCATCTCAGGACCAGCTAACGCTTACCAAACAGGCTACCCGCACCGGCTTCTGTAACAAGAAATTCAACTCCGAAGTGTTTTCCGGAGACCTGCAGAATTCAGGGATCGATCTTCCCGTTATCCGTTATGCAGAGATACTGTTAAGCTACCTGGAAGCAAAGCTGGAAGCTGGTGATGGCATTGATCAAGGCCTGCTGAATGCTACGATTAATAAGGTGAGAGGCCGCAGTACAGTGAATATGCCCGGGATAACAGTTACTGATCGCGCACAACTGCGGGTACTGCTTCGGCGGGAAAGGCGCAACGAACTTGCTTTTGAAGGCATTCGTCTGTGGGACTTGCTCCGTTGGAAAACAGCTGCGCAGGTACTGCAGGGAGATTTCTATGGTGCACCCTATCCTGGTGCTCAGAACCTCAGAATGAAAGGAACAACACCTGATCCTTACAGCCGCTGGTATGTAACCTCTAAAGCTTTCAGAGCCGGAACAGATGAGGTATGGCCTATCCCGCAGGGGGAAGTAGATATTAACCCTAACCTTAAATAA